From Acinetobacter lwoffii, a single genomic window includes:
- a CDS encoding urea amidolyase associated protein UAAP2 → MTALVNLEKSVLSEVCPAGEAWMCEVKKGQYFRIVDLEGNQAVDTLFISAHNPEERYSATDTLAMNRQIYLEKGTTLYTNFGNKIVSIHDDNCGRHDTLGGACSCESNTVRYAHDKYPMHSCRNNFMIALSQHPIAKKHGLNVRHIGPNINFFMNVPVTSDGHLKFDDGISAPGKYVEIKAEMDLIVLISNCPQLNNPCNAYNPTKIQLIVREGEV, encoded by the coding sequence ATGACTGCACTCGTAAATCTAGAAAAATCAGTACTTAGCGAAGTTTGTCCTGCCGGTGAAGCATGGATGTGTGAAGTCAAAAAAGGCCAGTATTTCCGTATTGTTGATCTTGAAGGTAATCAAGCGGTGGATACTTTGTTTATTTCCGCACATAACCCTGAAGAGCGTTATAGCGCAACCGATACTTTGGCGATGAACCGTCAAATTTATCTAGAAAAAGGTACGACTTTATATACCAACTTTGGCAATAAAATTGTGAGTATTCATGATGACAACTGCGGTCGCCACGATACTTTAGGCGGTGCATGTTCATGTGAAAGTAACACAGTCCGTTATGCGCATGATAAATATCCAATGCACAGTTGCCGTAACAATTTCATGATTGCATTGTCACAACATCCGATTGCGAAAAAGCATGGTCTGAATGTGCGCCATATCGGTCCAAATATTAATTTTTTTATGAATGTACCTGTAACTTCAGATGGTCACCTGAAATTTGATGATGGGATTTCTGCACCGGGCAAATATGTGGAAATTAAAGCTGAGATGGATTTGATTGTGTTGATCTCAAACTGCCCACAACTGAATAACCCATGTAATGCCTATAACCCAACAAAAATTCAACTGATTGTCCGTGAAGGCGAGGTATAA
- a CDS encoding urea amidolyase associated protein UAAP1 has protein sequence MSTITYHEDQVLWTERLPGGHHWSARIQRGAVLQLKSLGANANVSLFCVNSEDKLEAYNMPDSLKAQHTAFLSTGHILASDLGRAMISIVKDDHGWNDAFCAPSTAPQIGAQFGTKTFQDARNDMYRNAKDSLLLEMTKFGLSATDLSNTLNLFSKVAPDDNGNLSYVVSDNTDQVIELRFEMDCLVFLSSAPHALDNSNEYAPADIQLSLFKALPLGDTDVCRDSCPQNQRAFQNNNRYYALTA, from the coding sequence ATGAGCACAATAACTTATCACGAAGATCAAGTCCTCTGGACTGAACGTTTACCGGGTGGACACCACTGGTCAGCACGCATTCAGCGTGGCGCAGTTTTACAACTCAAATCTTTAGGCGCGAATGCCAATGTTTCACTGTTTTGTGTAAATAGCGAAGACAAGCTTGAAGCCTATAACATGCCAGACAGCTTAAAAGCACAACACACGGCATTTTTAAGTACAGGGCATATTTTAGCGTCTGATTTAGGACGTGCGATGATCTCGATTGTCAAAGATGACCACGGTTGGAATGATGCCTTTTGTGCGCCAAGTACCGCACCGCAAATTGGAGCACAGTTTGGTACGAAGACCTTCCAGGATGCCCGCAACGACATGTACCGCAATGCTAAAGACAGCCTACTTTTAGAGATGACCAAATTTGGTTTATCTGCGACGGATCTGAGTAATACCTTAAACCTATTTTCAAAAGTTGCACCGGATGACAACGGCAACTTGTCTTATGTCGTATCTGATAATACCGATCAAGTGATTGAACTACGCTTTGAAATGGATTGTTTGGTGTTTTTATCCAGCGCACCACATGCACTCGACAATTCTAATGAATATGCACCAGCCGATATTCAGCTCTCACTCTTTAAAGCACTGCCTTTAGGCGACACCGATGTCTGCCGTGACTCATGCCCGCAAAATCAGCGTGCGTTTCAAAATAATAACCGCTACTACGCTTTAACTGCTTAA
- a CDS encoding LysR family transcriptional regulator, with product MFELDCKLLSIFYYVYKFKNVSQAADHLDMSQPAVSNLLNKIRQHYGDPLFLRIGNEMLPTDLSKQLFPLVSEALSKVEAINNFTINFDQVTSQQRFTLAMTDVSHLVLLPKISQYLKQHASHIRLNVRPITSETSYQMANGEIDLALGFLPNLENGFYQQKLFEQYYVVIAAKDHPRLTGDSITTEEYLRETHIDIDAGMGHYHIENELLNLELKRDILMRLPSYLGVGLVVQETDAIATVPYYLSEVLLSRGNLKIFEAPIAFPTYSVKQYWHMSCHHKTSHQWLRNMLHEILSK from the coding sequence GTGTTTGAACTTGACTGTAAATTGCTCAGTATTTTTTATTATGTCTATAAATTTAAAAACGTATCCCAGGCAGCCGATCATTTAGATATGAGCCAGCCTGCGGTGAGCAATCTGCTGAATAAAATTCGCCAGCATTATGGTGATCCTTTATTTTTACGTATTGGCAATGAAATGCTGCCGACAGACCTGTCCAAACAGCTCTTTCCCTTGGTCAGCGAAGCACTGAGCAAAGTTGAAGCAATCAATAATTTTACGATCAATTTTGATCAGGTCACTTCACAGCAGCGCTTTACATTGGCGATGACCGATGTATCGCATCTGGTGTTATTGCCGAAAATTTCCCAGTATTTGAAACAGCATGCATCCCATATCCGTCTGAATGTGCGTCCGATTACCTCGGAAACCAGTTATCAAATGGCCAATGGTGAGATTGATCTGGCTTTGGGCTTCTTGCCAAATCTGGAGAATGGCTTTTATCAGCAGAAACTGTTTGAGCAATATTATGTGGTGATCGCGGCGAAAGACCATCCGCGCCTGACCGGTGACAGCATCACGACAGAAGAGTATTTACGTGAAACCCATATTGATATTGATGCCGGGATGGGGCATTACCATATTGAAAATGAATTGCTGAATCTGGAACTCAAGCGTGACATTCTAATGCGTCTGCCAAGTTATCTCGGGGTAGGACTGGTGGTACAGGAAACCGATGCGATTGCGACCGTGCCTTATTATTTGAGTGAAGTCCTGTTATCACGTGGCAATCTCAAGATTTTTGAGGCACCGATTGCTTTCCCGACCTATTCCGTAAAGCAGTATTGGCATATGTCTTGTCATCATAAAACCAGTCATCAATGGTTACGTAATATGCTGCATGAGATTTTAAGTAAATAA
- a CDS encoding HAD family hydrolase produces MFQDKKLVCFDLDGTLIDSVGIWNQVDAALIDELSNRKVDLHEIQQQRDLQLTALRHRPDPYLEYCGFLKEQYDFEPVKEEVKNRRYTISRHFLDHIVELKPQADLLIQALKQQQISLALTTTTSLFNVQRYQDNNRNINSKISFEDDFALILTRENVQNIKPHPEVYLNVLQAFNLRPEECLIIEDSLVGVEAANHAGIEVVGIYDQHSAHEIDLIKAKANYYVENFAELLSSFNNNIH; encoded by the coding sequence ATGTTTCAGGATAAAAAGCTGGTCTGTTTTGATCTGGATGGTACGTTGATTGATTCTGTAGGCATCTGGAATCAGGTCGATGCAGCCCTGATTGATGAGCTCTCCAACAGAAAAGTCGATTTACATGAGATTCAGCAACAGCGCGATCTTCAACTTACCGCCTTGAGACATAGACCAGATCCTTATCTGGAATATTGTGGATTTTTAAAAGAACAATACGATTTTGAACCAGTTAAAGAAGAAGTAAAAAATCGTCGTTATACAATTTCCCGACATTTTCTGGATCATATCGTCGAGTTAAAACCTCAGGCAGACCTCCTGATTCAGGCTTTAAAACAGCAACAGATATCTCTGGCTTTGACCACCACCACCAGTTTATTCAATGTACAGCGCTATCAGGATAACAATCGAAATATTAATTCTAAAATCAGCTTTGAGGATGATTTTGCCTTGATTCTCACACGTGAAAATGTCCAGAACATTAAGCCTCATCCCGAAGTTTATCTGAATGTTTTGCAAGCCTTTAACCTTCGACCTGAGGAATGTCTAATTATTGAAGACTCTCTAGTCGGTGTAGAAGCAGCAAATCATGCGGGCATCGAGGTAGTGGGAATTTATGACCAGCACTCCGCTCATGAAATAGATTTGATCAAAGCCAAAGCAAATTATTATGTCGAAAATTTTGCTGAATTATTAAGTTCATTCAATAACAACATCCACTAA
- a CDS encoding fatty acid desaturase family protein has protein sequence MNMQIDFKRHSKSQFLSPEQIEEFGAKVDAIRREVMDDLGEKDAEYIYKIRNFVRYSEIASRGMLMFAGWLPPVWLAGTGLLGLSKIVENMELGHNVMHGQFDWMNDPSLNGATYDWDTISTGDDWKYTHNYIHHTYTNIVGMDHDVGYGLIRVSESQKWEPRFLFNIPLGIQLMVFFEWYVGLQRLHLEDVIAYKTKTWKEVWEEAAPLRQKMRRQVLKDYVFFPIIAGPNAIPVFTGNAVANVIRSLWASAVIFNGHFTEDAETFEMDNTDNETRAEWYLRQIRGSSNFSGTTWLHILSGNLSHQIEHHLFPDMPANRYAQVAPKIKALCAEYGIHYNEASFMKQFSTVWVGLAKCSLPNHWTEQVVEKTHAAKSVFNYFKAKLLS, from the coding sequence ATGAATATGCAAATTGATTTTAAACGACATAGCAAAAGCCAATTTCTTAGTCCTGAACAGATTGAGGAATTCGGTGCCAAAGTCGATGCGATCCGCCGCGAGGTCATGGATGATCTGGGGGAAAAAGACGCCGAATATATTTATAAAATCCGCAACTTTGTCCGCTATAGCGAAATTGCCTCACGCGGCATGCTGATGTTTGCCGGTTGGTTGCCACCGGTATGGCTGGCGGGGACAGGTCTGCTCGGTCTTTCCAAAATCGTGGAAAATATGGAACTCGGTCACAATGTCATGCATGGCCAGTTCGACTGGATGAACGATCCGAGTCTGAACGGTGCGACCTATGATTGGGATACGATTTCAACCGGCGATGACTGGAAATATACGCACAACTATATTCATCATACCTATACCAATATCGTCGGAATGGATCATGATGTCGGTTATGGTCTGATTCGGGTCAGTGAATCGCAAAAGTGGGAACCACGCTTTCTGTTTAATATTCCACTGGGCATTCAGTTAATGGTATTTTTCGAATGGTATGTTGGCTTGCAACGCCTGCATCTGGAAGATGTGATTGCTTATAAAACAAAGACCTGGAAAGAAGTCTGGGAAGAGGCAGCACCTTTGCGCCAAAAAATGCGCCGTCAGGTGTTAAAAGATTATGTATTTTTTCCGATCATTGCCGGGCCAAATGCCATTCCGGTATTTACCGGAAATGCGGTGGCCAATGTGATTCGCAGTCTATGGGCTTCTGCCGTCATTTTTAACGGTCATTTCACTGAAGATGCTGAAACCTTTGAAATGGACAATACCGACAATGAAACCCGTGCCGAGTGGTATTTACGCCAGATTCGCGGTTCGAGCAATTTTAGTGGAACAACTTGGCTACATATCTTGAGTGGTAATTTGAGTCATCAGATTGAGCATCATCTATTCCCGGACATGCCCGCCAATCGCTATGCGCAGGTTGCGCCAAAAATCAAAGCGCTCTGTGCAGAATATGGTATTCACTATAACGAAGCCAGCTTCATGAAACAGTTTTCTACAGTGTGGGTAGGTCTGGCTAAATGTTCTCTACCGAATCACTGGACTGAGCAGGTGGTTGAAAAAACCCATGCTGCCAAATCTGTATTCAACTACTTTAAAGCGAAACTATTGTCATAA
- a CDS encoding flavin reductase family protein, giving the protein MTSMPTYQPHWIREDFIDFIGEKIHPTWAIKKVKAAVMGIQAISPDFFKIHLRPNHNFKAKSFQAGQNIAVTVRLDGIRHQRHYSVVTVLKNGDLIIAVKQQGKVSRALSLMQIGAVVEISQPQGEFTLQKSTQPILFLASGSGITAIYSLLQKAVIQSLEQIDLIYFTRDDAFHAELKTLALMHPNLKYHHFNTVEHQQHLTQSLLQELVPDFAERKIYACGSAGMMKAALRIVDKLELKSNFHSEYFQIVVDEKIKAQPVRFLRSQQEFQAQSNLLESAEKSGLRPAHGCRMGICNTCSCTKVSGSVRNVLTGEIDHGNNTQIKLCISQAVSPVVINL; this is encoded by the coding sequence ATGACAAGCATGCCAACCTATCAGCCGCATTGGATCCGGGAAGATTTCATTGATTTTATTGGTGAAAAAATCCATCCAACTTGGGCAATCAAAAAAGTTAAGGCTGCCGTTATGGGCATTCAAGCCATCAGCCCTGACTTTTTCAAAATTCACTTACGTCCAAATCATAATTTTAAAGCCAAGTCATTTCAGGCCGGCCAGAATATTGCAGTGACTGTTAGACTCGATGGCATACGACATCAGCGACATTATTCTGTGGTGACGGTATTGAAAAATGGTGATCTGATCATTGCGGTTAAACAGCAGGGTAAAGTGTCACGTGCCTTAAGTCTGATGCAAATTGGTGCGGTGGTTGAAATATCTCAGCCCCAAGGTGAGTTCACATTGCAAAAATCCACCCAGCCGATTTTATTCCTGGCTTCAGGTAGTGGTATTACCGCCATTTACTCCTTGCTGCAAAAAGCAGTCATTCAGTCTCTGGAACAGATCGACCTGATTTATTTCACTCGAGATGATGCCTTTCATGCTGAACTGAAAACATTGGCTCTTATGCATCCAAACTTGAAATATCACCATTTCAATACCGTGGAACACCAGCAGCATCTGACGCAGAGCTTATTGCAAGAGCTGGTGCCAGACTTTGCAGAACGAAAAATTTATGCTTGTGGCTCCGCCGGGATGATGAAGGCCGCACTTCGCATCGTTGATAAACTGGAATTGAAATCCAATTTTCATTCGGAATATTTCCAGATTGTGGTCGATGAAAAAATTAAAGCACAGCCGGTACGGTTTTTAAGATCGCAGCAGGAATTTCAAGCCCAGTCCAACTTACTGGAAAGTGCCGAAAAATCCGGCTTGAGACCAGCGCATGGCTGCCGAATGGGTATCTGCAATACCTGTTCCTGTACCAAGGTCAGTGGTTCGGTACGAAATGTCCTGACCGGTGAAATTGATCATGGTAATAATACCCAGATCAAACTGTGCATTTCTCAGGCAGTGAGTCCTGTGGTGATTAATTTATAA
- a CDS encoding long-chain-fatty-acid--CoA ligase, whose amino-acid sequence MLGNMMFQPLLISSMIEHAGRYHADTEVISKNTDTTITVTNWGEIHQNSKRFANALQQLGLAQGDRVATIAWNNHRHLESWYAISGSGLVCHTINPRLFPEQLIFIMNDAADRVVLFDKTFVPLIKAVKALLSSVEHFICLDGADPAVREAIPEVQFYDDLIAGQNADFEWPTLDENSASSLCYTSGTTGNPKGVLFSHRSTVLHSYAIILPDSLNVSAADIMLPVVPMFHVNAWGTPYAAAMVGCTLVLPGPGLDGTSLVNLIDTYQVSVALGVPTIWQGLIAAANQSGSKLESLKRNVVGGSACPPAMLRAFKEQFNCETIHAWGMTEISPLGTANQLKTKHLHLSDEEKLQIRLSQGRPPFGVDLRLTDAEKGMHEIERDGQTTGNLQVKGHWVISHYFGKEESALTADGWFDTGDIATLDQDGFMKLSDRSKDLIKSGGEWISSVELENIAMGHPEIAMAAVIAAQHPKWDERPVLIAIKKPDSQLSETDLLDYYADKVAKWQIPDRVVFVDAIPLSGTGKMLKKDLRELYGTILLEQAAG is encoded by the coding sequence ATGCTCGGAAATATGATGTTTCAGCCTTTACTGATCAGCAGCATGATTGAACATGCAGGACGCTATCATGCCGATACCGAGGTAATTTCCAAAAATACCGATACCACTATTACAGTGACCAATTGGGGAGAAATTCATCAAAACTCGAAACGTTTTGCCAATGCATTACAACAACTCGGCTTGGCGCAGGGAGATCGGGTCGCGACCATTGCCTGGAATAATCATCGCCATTTAGAGTCCTGGTATGCCATTTCTGGCAGCGGCTTAGTCTGTCATACCATTAACCCGCGCTTATTTCCGGAACAGCTGATTTTTATTATGAATGATGCTGCGGATCGCGTGGTGCTGTTCGATAAAACATTTGTCCCTTTAATTAAAGCCGTGAAAGCGCTGTTGAGCTCAGTCGAGCATTTTATCTGTCTGGATGGGGCTGATCCGGCAGTTAGAGAAGCGATTCCGGAAGTTCAGTTTTATGATGATCTGATTGCCGGCCAAAATGCAGATTTTGAGTGGCCAACACTTGATGAAAACTCGGCAAGCTCTCTGTGTTATACCTCAGGAACTACGGGCAATCCCAAAGGTGTACTGTTTAGCCATCGTTCTACGGTATTACATAGCTATGCCATCATTTTACCTGACTCCTTAAATGTCTCGGCTGCCGACATTATGTTGCCTGTGGTGCCGATGTTCCATGTAAATGCGTGGGGCACTCCGTATGCCGCTGCAATGGTCGGATGCACTTTGGTTCTTCCTGGACCGGGTCTGGATGGCACCAGTCTGGTCAACCTGATTGATACTTATCAGGTTTCGGTAGCACTTGGCGTACCGACCATCTGGCAAGGTTTGATTGCGGCCGCAAATCAGTCAGGTTCTAAATTGGAAAGCTTAAAACGCAATGTGGTTGGCGGATCTGCATGCCCACCGGCCATGCTAAGGGCTTTCAAAGAACAGTTTAATTGTGAAACGATCCATGCCTGGGGCATGACAGAAATCAGTCCATTAGGTACAGCGAATCAGCTCAAGACCAAACATTTGCATCTGTCTGATGAAGAAAAATTACAGATTCGTCTATCCCAAGGTCGTCCACCATTCGGGGTTGACCTACGTTTGACTGATGCAGAAAAAGGGATGCATGAAATTGAACGTGATGGACAGACCACAGGAAATTTACAAGTGAAAGGGCATTGGGTCATCAGCCATTATTTCGGCAAAGAAGAGTCTGCACTGACTGCTGACGGCTGGTTTGATACCGGCGATATTGCTACGCTGGATCAGGATGGCTTTATGAAACTCAGTGACCGTTCTAAAGATCTAATCAAGTCTGGCGGAGAATGGATTTCATCGGTGGAGCTGGAAAATATTGCCATGGGACATCCGGAAATTGCGATGGCTGCCGTGATTGCCGCCCAGCATCCTAAATGGGATGAGCGCCCGGTATTGATTGCCATTAAAAAGCCGGACAGCCAGCTAAGTGAAACTGATCTGCTGGATTATTATGCGGACAAGGTAGCCAAATGGCAGATTCCAGACCGAGTCGTATTTGTTGATGCGATTCCACTCAGTGGTACTGGTAAAATGCTGAAAAAAGATCTGCGTGAATTATATGGGACTATTCTTTTGGAGCAGGCAGCAGGTTAA
- a CDS encoding PLP-dependent aminotransferase family protein translates to MYKSEKLAQNIRQMIENGVWKAHEKLPSLREQTQLSGYSLMTVLNAYQELEAQGLVYAKDKSGYYVAEHTQALLNSKQSAQIGLNPKIQINSVVFNYLKSTQSAEIVPFGSAFPNAELLYNAKFMQILAQQAKRKSSYNNQNHMPPGNQNLRQLIANRYQLQGVTCNQDDIVITSGALEALNLSLQALTQPGDFILLQQTIFYGAWQAAERLGLQVITIPEHPQFGFDLESFEQALKQYPIKVCWLMLNAHNPIGFTVSSEIKQRIAELLYEYQVYLIEDDVYQELNYGSSKPLPVKYFDRHQMVLHCASFSKTLGMGARVGWVYAGPFSDAIQHLQLMSTLTVSPLLQNALVEFISHHHYEKHLRHLRQHLEKYKKKFYQELKARLGSICEIYYYSSGYFLWIELPKEVDAQQLYEQLLQQHISVAPALLFKPEPTSQHYIRLNCSFEWTANIENAVNLLTETILQNSKSAD, encoded by the coding sequence ATGTATAAGTCTGAAAAACTGGCACAGAATATCCGTCAGATGATTGAAAACGGTGTATGGAAGGCACATGAAAAATTGCCTTCACTTCGCGAACAGACCCAATTATCTGGTTATAGCCTGATGACGGTACTCAATGCTTACCAGGAACTTGAAGCACAAGGTCTGGTCTATGCCAAAGACAAATCGGGCTATTACGTTGCAGAACACACTCAAGCTCTGCTCAATAGCAAACAGTCCGCCCAGATTGGTTTAAATCCTAAAATTCAAATCAATTCGGTGGTATTTAATTATTTAAAATCGACTCAGTCAGCAGAGATTGTGCCTTTTGGTTCTGCCTTTCCCAATGCAGAGCTGTTATATAACGCCAAATTTATGCAGATTCTGGCGCAGCAGGCCAAAAGAAAAAGCAGTTATAACAACCAGAATCATATGCCGCCCGGCAATCAGAACTTGCGGCAACTGATTGCCAACCGTTATCAATTACAAGGAGTTACCTGCAATCAAGATGACATTGTCATTACATCCGGTGCACTAGAAGCATTGAATCTGTCTTTACAGGCCTTAACCCAACCCGGTGATTTTATTCTGCTACAGCAAACCATATTTTATGGTGCCTGGCAGGCAGCCGAGCGTCTGGGATTACAGGTGATTACGATTCCGGAACATCCACAGTTTGGCTTTGATCTGGAATCATTTGAACAGGCTTTAAAACAGTATCCGATCAAGGTGTGCTGGCTGATGCTGAATGCCCATAATCCGATTGGCTTTACCGTCAGTTCTGAAATCAAACAAAGAATTGCGGAACTCTTGTATGAATATCAGGTGTATTTAATCGAAGATGATGTTTATCAGGAATTAAATTATGGTTCATCCAAACCGCTACCGGTTAAATATTTTGATCGGCATCAGATGGTTTTGCACTGCGCCTCATTTTCGAAAACGCTGGGGATGGGTGCACGCGTCGGTTGGGTGTATGCCGGCCCATTTTCCGATGCCATTCAGCACTTACAGCTCATGAGCACTTTAACAGTCAGTCCCTTACTTCAAAATGCGCTGGTCGAATTTATTTCACATCATCATTATGAAAAACATTTGCGGCATTTAAGGCAGCATCTGGAAAAATATAAAAAGAAATTTTATCAGGAACTCAAAGCACGTTTGGGAAGCATCTGTGAAATTTATTATTATTCCAGTGGTTATTTTCTCTGGATTGAATTACCTAAAGAAGTTGATGCCCAGCAGCTCTATGAACAATTGCTTCAACAACATATTTCAGTTGCCCCTGCACTGCTGTTTAAGCCTGAGCCTACCAGCCAACATTATATTCGGCTGAATTGTTCGTTTGAATGGACAGCCAATATTGAAAATGCAGTCAATCTGCTGACAGAAACCATTCTTCAAAATAGCAAAAGCGCGGATTAA
- a CDS encoding DcaP family trimeric outer membrane transporter translates to MNTTQLFNQPTITFKRTVLMSMMAMSLGGISLSTQAQTSAQSNQQEIEQLRQEVQALRALVEQQQRQTAVVTAHVAATPAPASKPVMKIASGAEFNLYGNIRADASYQAEGGSAARMYNQINAVPLEGVGERSDEFKSTLAATRLGMDFKAPVGAGDKALSGKVEVDFLGGASFDNLRIRHAYISYANWLIGQTWSNFAVPDYIPETVDALVYAGGSIKRTPQIRHTSTLSPATNLVFAVEDPKDGTITGIKQRLPALTARLNHKFADNLSVSARAMGNEKRVNEDEKTAWGVGLGAKYEFVLGTSLKADYYHVKGDSSFVSYANTGVITAANGDLLQSEFDSISVGLTQQFNDKLRGTLGYGYMNFDEDQAYINAVTDKTKANKDLWQAWANVFYSPTKPLSFGLEYVYGEREALAAATPNGSTTGEDNRINAVAIYNF, encoded by the coding sequence ATGAACACGACACAATTATTTAATCAACCAACAATCACATTCAAACGCACAGTTCTGATGAGCATGATGGCAATGAGTTTAGGGGGCATCAGCTTGTCGACTCAAGCACAAACCTCAGCTCAGTCGAATCAGCAGGAAATTGAACAACTGCGCCAGGAAGTTCAGGCTCTACGCGCACTGGTTGAGCAACAGCAAAGACAAACGGCTGTGGTCACTGCACATGTTGCAGCAACACCTGCTCCAGCAAGCAAACCCGTCATGAAAATTGCCAGTGGTGCCGAATTTAATCTTTATGGAAATATTCGTGCCGATGCCTCTTATCAGGCTGAAGGTGGTTCAGCAGCACGTATGTATAACCAGATTAATGCTGTACCTTTAGAAGGTGTCGGTGAGCGTAGTGATGAATTTAAATCTACTCTGGCTGCAACCCGTTTAGGCATGGATTTTAAAGCACCAGTCGGTGCTGGAGATAAAGCTTTAAGCGGTAAAGTTGAAGTGGATTTTCTGGGCGGCGCAAGCTTTGATAATTTGCGTATCCGTCATGCTTATATCAGCTATGCCAACTGGTTGATCGGTCAAACCTGGTCTAACTTTGCGGTGCCAGATTATATTCCGGAAACTGTAGATGCATTAGTTTACGCCGGTGGTTCAATTAAACGGACACCTCAGATTCGTCATACCAGTACTTTGAGTCCAGCGACCAATCTGGTGTTTGCAGTAGAAGATCCGAAAGATGGGACCATTACGGGAATCAAACAGCGTTTACCGGCTTTAACTGCACGCTTAAACCACAAATTTGCGGATAATCTTTCTGTTAGCGCGCGTGCGATGGGGAATGAAAAACGCGTGAATGAAGATGAAAAAACTGCATGGGGTGTAGGTTTAGGCGCGAAATATGAGTTTGTTTTAGGCACTAGCCTTAAGGCAGATTATTATCATGTCAAAGGTGATAGCAGTTTTGTCTCTTATGCAAATACGGGTGTGATTACCGCTGCAAATGGCGATTTATTACAAAGCGAATTTGATTCAATTTCAGTTGGCCTGACTCAGCAGTTTAATGACAAATTGCGCGGTACCTTGGGTTATGGCTATATGAATTTTGATGAAGATCAGGCTTATATCAATGCAGTCACTGACAAGACCAAAGCCAATAAAGACTTATGGCAAGCTTGGGCTAACGTGTTCTATAGTCCAACCAAGCCTTTAAGTTTCGGTCTCGAATATGTCTATGGTGAACGTGAAGCTTTGGCTGCTGCTACACCAAATGGCAGCACTACAGGTGAAGATAACCGTATTAATGCGGTTGCTATTTACAACTTCTAA